One window from the genome of Plasmodium relictum strain SGS1 genome assembly, chromosome: 12 encodes:
- a CDS encoding M17 leucyl aminopeptidase, putative, with protein sequence MLFLSFFSKHLISQKKIYNLNNIKRFYSLQKHKGNKKFDFIFFDNSNIKKIEFPIFNKTFCTYKHLNIKMTSTVPQVVSLDPTSIPIDYHTPVHDIKIELKDLSESFNVEESLLVFIVNGAGKDNSLVKINSRTKDNSINEFLKQASAERFNAKLGTSKMFCILNDKKEYINVACIGCGSVNDLTEADIRRIVSSLVLMLHDYRNSKVSLIFEIKLHESLFRFFLENLFYEYMTDERFKSTDKNLCTDYIKNLTLHIANANSYKQEIEKSRIYYYGTYYASQLIAAPSNYCNPVSLANAAVELAKKLNLQCKVLGIKEIEELKMGAFLSVGKGSMYPHRFIHLTYKGKGEIKKKIALVGKGITFDSGGYNLKTSPGSMIDLMKFDMSGCAAVLGCAYCIGTINPENVEVHFISAVCENMVSKHAYRPGDIITASNGKTIEVGNTDAEGRLTLADALIYAEKLGVDYIIDIATLTGGMLYSLGTSYAGIFGNNDQLINKLLNSSKTSSEPIWWLPIIEEYRSSLNSKFADINNITSSVKASPIVATLFLKEFIQNTPWAHIDIAGASWNFKARKPKGFGVRLLTEFILNDAI encoded by the coding sequence ATGCTgtttttaagttttttttcaAAACATTTAAtatctcaaaaaaaaatttataatttaaataatataaaaaggtTCTATAGCTTACAAAAACACAagggaaataaaaaatttgactttatcttttttgataatagcaatataaaaaaaattgaatttcctatttttaataaaacattttGTACATATAAGCatctaaatataaaaatgacaAGTACTGTTCCCCAAGTAGTATCTTTAGATCCTACTAGTATACCCATAGATTATCATACACCTGTTCATGATATAAAGATTGAATTAAAGGATTTAAGTGAAAGTTTTAATGTAGAAGAAAGTTTGTTAGTATTTATAGTAAATGGCGCAGGAAAAGACAATAgtttagtaaaaataaattcgAGAACGAAAGATAATAgcataaatgaatttttaaagCAAGCAAGTGCAGAACGTTTTAATGCAAAATTAGGTACGTCAAAAATGTTTtgtattttaaatgataaaaaggAGTATATTAATGTGGCTTGCATTGGGTGTGGATCTGTTAATGACTTAACAGAAGCAGATATCAGAAGAATAGTATCATCGTTAGTTCTTATGCTTCATGATTATAGAAATTCAAAAGTATCTctaatttttgaaataaaactTCATGAAAGTTTATTTCGTTTCTTTTtggaaaatttattttatgaatatatgACTGATGAGAGATTTAAATCAACAGATAAAAACTTATGTACAGATTACATTAAGAATTTAACATTACATATAGCCAATGCTAACTCATATAAACAGGAAATAGAAAAATCAcgtatttattattatggtACTTATTATGCCTCTCAACTTATAGCAGCTCCATCTAATTATTGTAATCCTGTATCTCTAGCTAATGCAGCAGTAGAATTAGCTAAAAAGTTAAATTTGCAATGTAAAGTTTTAGGGATAAAGGAAatagaagaattaaaaatggGAGCATTTTTGTCAGTTGGCAAAGGAAGTATGTATCCTCATCGATTTATTCATTTAACATACAAAGGAAAAGGagagattaaaaaaaaaattgcattAGTTGGTAAAGGTATTACTTTCGATTCAGGAGGATATAATTTAAAGACATCTCCAGGATCAATGATTGATTTAATGAAATTTGATATGAGTGGATGTGCTGCAGTCTTAGGTTGTGCCTATTGTATAGGGACTATAAATCCAGAAAATGTAGAGGTTCATTTCATAAGTGCTGTTTGTGAAAATATGGTCTCAAAACATGCTTATAGGCCAGGTGATATCATAACCGCTTCAAATGGAAAAACAATAGAAGTAGGAAACACCGATGCAGAAGGAAGACTAACTTTAGCTGATGCTTTAATATATGCAGAAAAATTAGGTGTTGATTATATTATTGATATAGCTACATTAACGGGTGGAATGCTTTATTCTTTAGGTACAAGTTATGCTGGAATTTTTGGTAATAATGATCaactaattaataaattattaaattcttCCAAAACATCTAGTGAACCTATATGGTGGCTACCTATTATAGAAGAATATAGATCTTCTTTAAATTCCAAGTTTGCTGACATAAATAATATCACATCAAGTGTTAAGGCATCTCCTATTGTTGctacattatttttaaaagaatttattCAAAATACACCATGGGCACATATTGATATTGCGGGTGCTTCTTGGAATTTTAAAGCTAGAAAACCAAAGGGTTTTGGTGTACGATTATTAACTGAATTTATCTTAAATGAtgctatttaa